A single region of the Kiloniellales bacterium genome encodes:
- a CDS encoding DUF3775 domain-containing protein, giving the protein MLEQLGAETAKGIAELARAARDARDAILDKIRDEDVQSVPPAHGEHNPTVALGLDPLPESHSARVALREAVAALSPEARSELRALMWIGKGDYGARDWAKAVNDAAAAPMTLHGLLWSNSPICTRL; this is encoded by the coding sequence ATGCTGGAACAATTGGGCGCTGAGACAGCCAAGGGAATCGCCGAGCTTGCCCGGGCGGCGCGGGACGCCCGGGACGCGATCCTGGACAAGATTCGTGATGAGGATGTCCAATCGGTGCCACCTGCACACGGCGAGCACAATCCGACCGTGGCCTTGGGGCTGGATCCGCTTCCGGAGAGTCACTCGGCCCGGGTTGCATTGAGGGAGGCCGTCGCCGCCCTGTCACCCGAAGCGCGGAGCGAACTCCGCGCCCTTATGTGGATCGGCAAGGGAGACTATGGTGCCAGGGATTGGGCAAAGGCCGTCAATGATGCGGCCGCGGCCCCGATGACGTTGCACGGTCTTCTTTGGTCGAACAGCCCAATTTGCACGCGTTTGTGA
- the ord gene encoding 2,4-diaminopentanoate dehydrogenase — protein sequence MREAIRVLVLGTGRMGSGIARLVLDKEGLELVGAFERRAERSGTDLGSTIGYEGDLGLRIEADLDKVIAQGEPDIAIQATCSRASDAAEEITTLVRRGVHVISIAEEMAYPASRSPEVAKEIRQLALANGVAVLGTGINPGFVLDLLVITLTGVCTEIESIMAKRVNDLSPYGPSVLASQGVGVSPEAFRRGLEDGTVLGHVGFPESIGMIAAALGWHIERVEESREPIVAQIRRTTPFGTIEPGQVAGCLHSAVGYRDGRSAITLIHPQQVQPHLEGVETGDTIEIRGTPTVRLSGSPEIPGGVGTTALAVNMIPRVLNAAPGLYSMADLPVPAAMLGDARTLVRAPRREAGHG from the coding sequence ATGCGCGAGGCGATCCGTGTGCTGGTGTTGGGCACCGGTCGAATGGGATCCGGGATCGCGCGGCTCGTACTCGATAAAGAAGGTCTCGAACTCGTCGGTGCGTTTGAGCGCAGAGCCGAGCGTTCAGGTACGGATCTTGGCTCAACGATCGGATACGAAGGCGATCTCGGCCTCCGCATCGAAGCCGACTTGGACAAAGTGATCGCTCAAGGCGAGCCCGACATAGCGATTCAGGCCACCTGCTCCCGGGCATCCGACGCGGCGGAGGAGATCACGACGCTCGTTCGGCGGGGCGTTCACGTGATTTCCATCGCCGAAGAGATGGCCTATCCCGCTAGCCGTTCGCCGGAAGTCGCGAAGGAAATCCGCCAGCTCGCCTTGGCAAACGGCGTTGCCGTTCTTGGCACGGGCATCAACCCCGGCTTCGTGCTCGACCTTCTGGTGATCACGCTGACTGGTGTCTGCACAGAGATCGAGTCCATCATGGCGAAGCGGGTGAACGATCTTTCCCCCTATGGTCCCTCCGTCCTGGCAAGTCAGGGTGTCGGGGTTTCGCCAGAGGCCTTCCGACGCGGCCTTGAGGACGGTACGGTCCTCGGCCATGTGGGCTTCCCGGAGTCGATCGGAATGATTGCGGCGGCGCTCGGCTGGCACATCGAGCGCGTCGAAGAGAGCAGGGAACCCATCGTCGCGCAGATCAGACGCACGACGCCCTTTGGCACGATCGAGCCCGGACAGGTGGCCGGCTGTCTGCACAGCGCCGTCGGTTACCGGGACGGCAGGTCCGCCATAACTCTGATTCATCCTCAGCAGGTGCAGCCTCATCTCGAAGGTGTGGAAACCGGCGACACGATCGAGATCCGCGGGACGCCCACTGTCCGTCTGAGCGGGAGTCCGGAGATCCCGGGCGGAGTCGGGACCACGGCTCTGGCCGTCAACATGATCCCACGGGTCCTGAACGCCGCGCCGGGCCTTTACTCGATGGCAGATCTGCCGGTTCCGGCCGCGATGCTGGGTGACGCCCGCACCCTGGTCCGCGCGCCAAGGCGAGAGGCCGGCCATGGCTGA
- the ortA gene encoding 2-amino-4-oxopentanoate thiolase subunit OrtA has protein sequence MAEVVEKGVWVEVHGTVLPVGQRAPQVPQDTQGVPLEMRAKGFLAAPAALGEEAEIVTPTGRKLRGRLAAVNPAYTHSFGAPIPELSNIGSEMKAILKKREGTG, from the coding sequence ATGGCTGAGGTGGTTGAGAAGGGTGTCTGGGTGGAGGTTCACGGTACCGTGCTGCCGGTCGGCCAGCGGGCGCCTCAGGTGCCGCAGGATACCCAGGGCGTCCCCCTGGAGATGAGGGCGAAAGGCTTTCTCGCAGCGCCCGCAGCGCTTGGTGAGGAGGCCGAGATCGTAACGCCGACGGGCCGCAAGCTGCGCGGCAGGCTCGCGGCGGTGAACCCCGCTTACACGCACAGCTTCGGCGCCCCGATCCCGGAACTCTCCAATATCGGCAGCGAGATGAAAGCCATCCTGAAGAAGCGGGAAGGGACCGGATGA
- the ortB gene encoding 2-amino-4-oxopentanoate thiolase subunit OrtB, with protein MTPHSSYERVMARRAEIVRKSIGLDYDRYRKGALAFDYEGLLADTGYDLSAVQAIQSRTAIGKTPLVELRNITALVRSVARSGKGARIFVKDEAANPSGSFKDRRASVSVHEAKRRGYEGVVAATSGNYGAAVASQAAKAGLRCIVVQEAFDSKGVAQPEIAEKTRACEAYGAEVVRLSVGPELFYVFLLVLEETGFFNASLYTPYSILGIETLGQELAMQIQDRVGRFPDVVLVTHAGGGNLTGTARGLRQAGAGDTTVIAVSVDLAGLHMASDRDFNRKSFTTGHTGFSIPFTTWPDRADVPRNAARPLRYMDRFVTVTQGEVFFATEVLAALEGMERGSAGNTSLAAAFAIARELDEDQTVVVQETEYTGAGKHPIAQLNLAKGLGIELRRGDPRDNKPGQAIVIPEHPSQIEVVEVDLQHVRRSYLGNALASCPTVEGLGEDDLAFLAAETRSSPADVMEVIDEVRGKT; from the coding sequence ATGACGCCGCACAGCAGCTACGAAAGGGTGATGGCGCGACGGGCGGAGATCGTCCGCAAGTCCATTGGGCTTGACTACGACCGCTACAGGAAGGGCGCGCTCGCCTTCGACTACGAAGGGCTGCTTGCCGACACTGGCTATGATCTGAGCGCGGTTCAGGCGATCCAGAGTCGGACCGCCATCGGCAAGACGCCGCTTGTTGAGTTGAGGAACATCACGGCGCTGGTGCGCTCGGTTGCTCGGTCTGGCAAGGGCGCGCGGATTTTCGTCAAGGACGAGGCCGCGAACCCCTCGGGTTCCTTCAAGGACCGTCGGGCCTCGGTCTCCGTCCATGAGGCAAAGCGCCGCGGCTACGAGGGGGTCGTAGCGGCGACGAGCGGCAACTACGGAGCCGCCGTGGCGTCACAGGCGGCAAAGGCCGGGCTGCGGTGCATCGTGGTGCAGGAAGCTTTCGACAGCAAAGGGGTCGCACAGCCGGAGATCGCGGAGAAGACACGCGCCTGCGAGGCCTACGGCGCCGAGGTCGTCCGCCTGTCCGTCGGTCCCGAGCTTTTCTATGTGTTCCTTCTGGTGCTCGAGGAGACCGGCTTCTTCAACGCGTCCCTCTACACACCCTACTCGATCCTGGGCATCGAGACGCTGGGCCAGGAGCTGGCGATGCAGATACAGGATCGGGTCGGCCGGTTTCCGGACGTCGTCCTGGTCACCCATGCGGGCGGCGGGAACCTGACCGGGACGGCCCGCGGGCTGCGCCAGGCGGGGGCAGGCGATACGACAGTGATCGCGGTCAGCGTCGATCTTGCCGGACTGCACATGGCCTCGGACCGCGACTTCAACCGCAAGTCCTTCACGACCGGCCATACGGGCTTCTCCATTCCCTTCACGACTTGGCCCGACCGGGCCGACGTCCCGCGAAACGCCGCCCGTCCGCTGCGCTATATGGACCGATTCGTGACCGTGACCCAGGGCGAGGTCTTTTTTGCGACGGAAGTCCTGGCCGCGCTCGAGGGAATGGAACGCGGCTCCGCAGGGAACACGTCGCTCGCCGCGGCCTTCGCGATCGCCCGCGAGCTGGACGAGGATCAGACCGTGGTGGTGCAGGAGACCGAGTACACCGGCGCCGGGAAGCACCCGATCGCGCAGCTAAACCTCGCGAAAGGCTTGGGGATCGAACTTCGTCGAGGCGACCCGCGCGACAATAAGCCCGGACAGGCGATCGTCATTCCGGAGCATCCGTCGCAGATCGAGGTCGTGGAGGTGGATTTGCAGCATGTTCGGCGGTCCTACCTAGGCAACGCCCTGGCGTCCTGTCCGACGGTCGAAGGCCTCGGCGAGGACGACCTCGCGTTCCTGGCTGCCGAAACCCGGTCCAGCCCGGCCGACGTCATGGAGGTGATCGATGAGGTGCGAGGAAAGACCTGA
- a CDS encoding ornithine aminomutase subunit alpha has translation MRCEERPDDFETRRAHLRAMSDEELHAHFWRLVGELVAPLIEEARTHTTPSIERSVLLRMGFSSVEAQVLVQRFAERGLLGRGAGRLILELARAKKLSILGAGAALLEGRHWDELPA, from the coding sequence ATGAGGTGCGAGGAAAGACCTGACGATTTCGAAACGCGACGCGCGCATCTGCGCGCGATGTCGGACGAGGAGCTTCACGCACACTTCTGGCGTCTCGTCGGTGAGTTGGTCGCGCCCTTGATCGAGGAAGCTCGGACCCACACCACGCCGTCGATCGAACGTTCGGTGCTCTTGCGCATGGGGTTCTCGAGCGTGGAGGCGCAAGTCCTCGTGCAGCGCTTCGCCGAGCGGGGCCTGCTCGGCCGGGGTGCTGGCCGTTTGATCCTCGAGCTGGCAAGGGCAAAGAAACTCTCGATCCTGGGAGCCGGCGCGGCGCTGCTGGAGGGGCGTCACTGGGACGAGCTCCCGGCATGA
- the oraE gene encoding D-ornithine 4,5-aminomutase subunit OraE gives MKLSPEQKLDLQEVLEDLDRYRPRRKGWTWRQKAEAHRVGPFVYAEASEDLARSIPLPSARHFGDIDPQCDIVITTEIASGRFEDDLRRMRMAAWHGADHIMVIRTTGQSHIDGLMEGTPEGVGGIPITRKQLRATRKTLDAIEDEVGRAINFHSYVSGLAGPEIAVLFSEEGVNGAHQDPQYNVLYRDINMHRSFVDAAEAKKILADGEILQIDGAHNACATAKEAWKVTPEVLVQHAINTAVSRAVGMPAEQIALSTVPPTAPPAPKLRLDLPFAVALRGLFKGFKFRAQQNTRYIETDTTEATVTHVLDTLISHLTSADIQSTITPDEGRNIPWHYNNVIGVNTARQTFMGVDGLRDMVELRRTGPLPEQVRELKERAVLFLEEMLEGGGYFAAVAEGQFVDSGFYPERKGDGIRREPAAGDGAGSVLRREADYGAPVCSHFGSNVYDDGEGKACADYGGCTLCDRSKIRYIDELESEDTVETRLRATLADREAGVVRPEVERHGDGIVCVTLFVPEERRVAEAAALEMARHMGLRDPQVISRRLLHPAEGSVFEIKGVLDVAIRIDRLPSSAPEAALSDEEIEAWARPRNLQVVAATIGEDEHSVGIREILDIKHGGIEKYGFSCHYLGTSLAPDPILDAVEATGACAVLISTIITHADVHKRNMRRLHEAATERGLRDRLILIAGGPQVTQAMARECGMDGGFGRGAKGQDVASFLVRKLRESETP, from the coding sequence ATGAAGCTCTCCCCCGAACAGAAGCTGGATCTGCAGGAAGTCCTTGAGGACCTGGATCGCTATCGGCCGAGGCGAAAAGGTTGGACCTGGCGCCAGAAAGCGGAAGCCCATCGCGTGGGGCCTTTCGTCTACGCGGAGGCCTCCGAAGACCTCGCGCGCTCGATTCCGCTGCCTTCTGCACGCCACTTCGGCGACATCGACCCGCAATGCGACATCGTGATCACGACCGAAATCGCATCCGGGCGCTTCGAGGACGACCTGCGGCGGATGCGCATGGCGGCGTGGCACGGTGCCGACCACATCATGGTCATCCGGACCACGGGTCAGTCCCACATCGACGGCCTGATGGAGGGCACACCTGAGGGGGTCGGCGGCATCCCGATCACCCGAAAGCAGCTGCGCGCCACGCGCAAGACGCTCGACGCCATCGAAGACGAGGTCGGCCGAGCGATCAACTTCCACTCCTATGTAAGTGGGCTCGCGGGGCCGGAGATCGCCGTGCTGTTCTCGGAGGAAGGGGTGAACGGGGCGCACCAGGATCCGCAGTACAACGTCCTCTACCGCGACATCAACATGCACCGCTCCTTCGTCGATGCGGCGGAGGCGAAGAAGATCCTCGCCGACGGCGAGATCCTGCAGATCGACGGCGCGCACAACGCCTGCGCCACGGCCAAGGAAGCTTGGAAGGTCACGCCGGAGGTACTCGTGCAGCATGCGATCAACACCGCAGTCTCGCGAGCCGTCGGTATGCCGGCCGAGCAGATCGCGCTGTCCACGGTGCCTCCGACCGCGCCACCTGCACCGAAGCTGCGGCTCGACCTGCCATTTGCAGTGGCCCTGCGCGGCCTTTTCAAGGGCTTCAAATTCCGGGCTCAGCAGAACACACGCTACATCGAGACCGATACGACGGAAGCCACCGTTACCCACGTTCTGGATACCCTGATCTCGCACCTGACCTCGGCCGATATCCAGAGCACGATCACGCCGGACGAAGGCCGCAACATCCCGTGGCACTACAACAACGTGATCGGCGTCAACACGGCGCGGCAGACCTTCATGGGCGTCGACGGTCTGAGGGATATGGTCGAGCTGCGTCGGACGGGGCCTCTGCCCGAGCAGGTGCGGGAGCTGAAGGAACGCGCCGTGCTTTTCCTCGAGGAGATGCTGGAAGGCGGTGGCTACTTTGCCGCCGTGGCTGAGGGGCAGTTTGTCGACTCCGGCTTCTATCCGGAGCGGAAGGGCGATGGAATCCGGCGGGAGCCGGCCGCGGGGGATGGCGCTGGCAGCGTGTTACGTCGGGAAGCCGACTATGGGGCGCCGGTTTGCAGCCATTTCGGCAGCAACGTCTATGACGACGGTGAGGGCAAGGCCTGCGCCGACTACGGAGGCTGCACTCTTTGTGACCGGTCGAAGATTCGATATATCGACGAGCTCGAGTCCGAGGACACCGTCGAAACAAGGCTCCGCGCAACGCTCGCAGACCGCGAGGCCGGGGTGGTACGGCCGGAGGTCGAGCGGCACGGCGACGGCATCGTCTGCGTGACTCTCTTCGTCCCGGAGGAGCGGCGCGTCGCCGAGGCGGCGGCGCTCGAGATGGCCAGGCATATGGGGCTTCGCGATCCGCAGGTGATCAGCCGCAGACTCCTGCACCCCGCGGAGGGCAGCGTCTTCGAGATCAAGGGTGTGCTCGATGTCGCCATCAGGATCGATCGGCTTCCGTCGTCCGCGCCGGAGGCCGCTCTCTCGGATGAAGAAATCGAAGCCTGGGCACGACCGCGGAACTTACAGGTCGTCGCCGCGACCATAGGCGAGGATGAGCATTCCGTCGGTATCCGGGAGATCCTGGACATCAAGCACGGTGGGATCGAGAAGTACGGTTTCAGCTGCCACTACCTGGGGACCTCCTTGGCGCCGGACCCGATTCTGGACGCCGTGGAGGCGACCGGCGCTTGCGCCGTGCTCATCTCCACCATCATCACCCATGCGGACGTCCACAAACGGAACATGCGGCGCCTCCACGAGGCCGCGACGGAACGAGGTCTGCGAGACCGCCTGATCCTGATCGCCGGCGGTCCCCAGGTGACACAGGCGATGGCGAGGGAGTGCGGGATGGATGGGGGCTTCGGCCGAGGCGCAAAGGGTCAGGATGTCGCCAGCTTCCTCGTACGCAAGCTGCGCGAGTCAGAGACTCCTTAG
- a CDS encoding alanine/ornithine racemase family PLP-dependent enzyme has product MAKPRVTIDLGKIEHNARTVVGLCRSYGIAVTGVTKGACGHPEVARAMLRGGVASIGESRLENVSRLRAAGIDVPIMLLRIPWLSGVEDIVDSVDLSLNSEPAVLGALSQAAQARDRVHDVIVMVDLGDLREGVWPEDLPDVVRETLALPGLRLVGLGASLSCFSGVVPSEENMNQLVRLAGQIETVFGISFQWISAGSSSALELISAGRMPEAINHVRIGEGILLGRETIRRRPWPGTFQDAFLLQAEVLELKRKPSMPIGERSEDAFGELPEFADRGDIDRAILNVGRQDVSVEGMTPVDRDVTIIGASSGYVIADVTRTKGRLRVGDELAFDLNYAALLAAMTSPYVEKETIGARSGRRSHDL; this is encoded by the coding sequence ATGGCCAAGCCCCGCGTGACCATCGACCTCGGCAAGATCGAGCACAATGCCCGCACCGTAGTCGGGCTGTGCAGGAGCTATGGGATCGCGGTCACGGGCGTGACCAAGGGCGCCTGCGGTCATCCGGAGGTGGCGAGGGCCATGTTGCGGGGCGGCGTCGCCTCGATCGGGGAATCGCGATTGGAAAACGTCTCCCGGCTCAGAGCCGCCGGCATCGACGTTCCCATCATGCTGCTCCGCATTCCTTGGCTCTCGGGTGTCGAGGACATCGTGGATTCGGTCGATCTGAGCCTGAACTCGGAGCCCGCGGTCCTGGGCGCCCTGTCGCAGGCGGCCCAGGCGCGAGACCGTGTTCACGACGTGATCGTCATGGTGGATCTCGGCGACCTCCGAGAAGGGGTATGGCCGGAGGATCTGCCCGACGTCGTCCGGGAGACCCTGGCTCTGCCCGGCCTTCGCTTGGTGGGACTCGGGGCCAGCCTTTCCTGCTTCAGCGGCGTTGTCCCCTCGGAGGAGAACATGAACCAGCTGGTTCGACTAGCGGGTCAGATCGAAACGGTCTTCGGGATCAGCTTTCAGTGGATCTCCGCCGGCAGCTCAAGCGCACTCGAACTCATCTCCGCGGGGCGGATGCCCGAGGCGATCAACCATGTCCGGATTGGCGAGGGCATCCTGCTCGGTCGCGAGACGATCCGTCGCAGACCCTGGCCGGGAACCTTCCAGGACGCTTTCCTTCTGCAAGCCGAAGTTCTCGAGCTCAAGCGGAAGCCCTCAATGCCGATCGGAGAGCGGAGCGAAGATGCCTTCGGCGAGTTGCCGGAATTCGCGGACCGCGGCGACATCGACCGCGCGATCTTGAACGTCGGGCGGCAGGACGTGAGCGTCGAGGGCATGACGCCGGTCGACCGAGACGTCACCATCATCGGTGCCTCGAGCGGCTACGTGATCGCCGACGTGACTCGGACCAAAGGCCGTCTTCGCGTTGGGGACGAGCTGGCCTTTGATCTCAACTACGCAGCCCTGCTTGCAGCCATGACTTCGCCTTACGTGGAGAAAGAAACAATAGGGGCGAGGTCAGGCCGTCGGTCCCATGACCTGTGA
- a CDS encoding protein-L-isoaspartate(D-aspartate) O-methyltransferase: MVRFIELQARYAGEALKSKRFDPRVLEAMGRVPRHLFVPEDLRDAAYADRPLPIGYGQTISQPFMVALMAELVDPGPQDKVLEVGTGSGYHAAVLAELVEVVCSIEIIPELGETAARRLKDLDYTNIRTRIGDGYYGWPACGPFDGIVVTASASHVPPPLIKQLKPGGRMVIPVGSAFIVQHLMLVEKRPDGSVVTRQLLPVRFVPLLRAAP, translated from the coding sequence ATGGTCCGGTTCATCGAATTGCAGGCTCGCTACGCGGGAGAGGCCCTGAAATCCAAGCGTTTCGACCCTCGAGTCCTGGAAGCGATGGGGCGCGTGCCGAGGCATCTCTTCGTCCCCGAGGATCTGCGGGACGCAGCCTATGCGGACCGGCCCCTTCCGATCGGGTATGGCCAGACGATCTCGCAGCCCTTCATGGTTGCCCTCATGGCGGAGCTGGTCGATCCCGGACCCCAGGACAAGGTGCTGGAAGTGGGAACCGGGTCCGGCTACCACGCTGCGGTCCTCGCCGAGCTTGTGGAGGTCGTCTGCTCCATCGAGATCATTCCGGAACTCGGCGAGACCGCAGCGCGGCGCCTGAAGGATCTTGACTACACGAACATCCGAACCCGGATCGGAGACGGCTACTACGGCTGGCCCGCTTGCGGCCCCTTTGATGGCATCGTCGTCACCGCGTCCGCGAGCCATGTGCCGCCGCCGCTGATCAAACAGCTCAAGCCGGGTGGCCGCATGGTCATTCCCGTTGGCAGCGCTTTCATCGTCCAGCATCTGATGTTGGTGGAGAAACGGCCAGACGGATCGGTAGTCACCCGGCAGTTGCTGCCCGTCCGTTTCGTACCCCTCCTGCGGGCAGCGCCGTGA